One window of the Hoplias malabaricus isolate fHopMal1 chromosome Y, fHopMal1.hap1, whole genome shotgun sequence genome contains the following:
- the abcb9 gene encoding ATP-binding cassette sub-family B member 9 produces MRVWIVVGCNLSFILVDVVVSTVLYVQGSSLEAFADDVLDFDLHRSVLDLWGTLLIRICLLLGGLMGVVWNRSDGPKRAATLDTLVVLVVLTILTYALVKLLMFSEVGNLMYDPWFLSLFSWTCVAALVTMFLWKLLAKTPDHGIVDGQESEERQQLVDEEEELEEEAGTTSGKARKEAKVQVNSGATVGRLLSYCKKDSGLLGVAFFFLLLSAVCEAFLPYYTGKSIDGIVIHKSMEYFAKPMITLSVLALISSMAIGFRGGVFSLTFARLNIRLRNLLFRSLMHQDIGFFDANHTGDITSRLTSDTTQVSDLISQNVNLFLRSFVKGVGFFVFMFGMSWKLSLVTIMGFPYIAVISKLYGQYYKKLTKEVQTSLAHANKLAEETVSAMRTVRSFANEEQEADSYYERLLRVFELNKKQALAYACFMWSSCISELALQVAILFYGGHLVVTDQITGGTLISFFIYELELGECLESIASVYTGLMQGVGAAEKVFEYIDRKPKHVLNGSEAPDEFKGLVEFKGVTFSYPSRPETDILKNVSFSIRPGEVTALVGPSGSGKSSCVCLLENFYSPQHGQVLLDGRPVQTYQHQYLHSKVALVGQEPVLFARSVLKNVSYGLGDIPMETVISASTKANAHEFISRLPKGYNTNVGEKGTQLSGGQKQRVAIARALIRNPHVLILDEATSALDAESEHVVQQALDSVMENRTVLVIAHRLSTVERAHSIIVLDGGMVVEHGNHTELMDHRGLYYRLVQRQVLGANTVAQELTWKQEESPENDLEESEEEDDPETKY; encoded by the exons ATGAGAGTTTGGATTGTTGTTGGCTGCAACTTGTCCTTCATTCTCGTGGACGTTGTGGTCAGCACTGTCCTTTACGTCCAGGGATCAAGCCTCGAAGCCTTTGCAGATGATGTCCTTGACTTTGACCTGCACCGTTCTGTCCTGGACCTTTGGGGAACTCTCCTCATCCGTATTTGCCTTCTGCTTGGTGGCTTGATGGGGGTGGTGTGGAACAGGAGCGATGGTCCAAAAAGGGCAGCTACCTTGGACACGCTAGTGGTTCTCGTAGTGCTCACGATTCTAACCTATGCTTTGGTCAAGCTGCTGATGTTCTCAGAGGTAGGCAATCTCATGTACGACCCCTGGTTTCTCAGTCTGTTCTCCTGGACTTGCGTAGCCGCTTTGGTCACGATGTTCCTCTGGAAGCTCCTGGCCAAAACACCTGACCATGGCATTGTGGATGGACAAGAAAGTGAAGAGAGACAACAGTTGgtagatgaagaagaagaactgGAAGAGGAGGCAGGGACAACAAGTGGAAAGGCGAGGAAAGAGGCAAAAGTCCAGGTTAACTCAGGTGCCACAGTGGGCAGATTGCTGTCTTACTGCAAGAAAGACTCAGGACTGCTAGGTGTCGCCTTCTTCTTTCTTCTACTCTCTGCTGTAT GTGAGGCCTTTCTTCCATATTACACTGGAAAATCCATAGATGGCATTGTGATCCATAAAAGTATGGAATACTTTGCTAAACCCATGATTACGCTGTCTGTTTTGGCTCTGATCAG TTCTATGGCCATTGGCTTTCGAGGAGGTGTGTTTAGCTTGACGTTTGCTAGGCTGAACATTCGTCTGCGTAACCTTTTGTTCAGGTCACTGATGCATCAGGATATAGGATTCTTTGATGCTAATCATACAG GTGACATCACCTCTCGTCTGACGTCAGACACCACACAAGTGAGCGATCTAATCTCTCAGAATGTGAACCTGTTCCTGCGTAGCTTTGTGAAAGGTGTGGGCTTCTTTGTCTTCATGTTCGGAATGTCCTGGAAACTCTCTCTAGTCACCATCATGGGCTTCCCCTATATTGCAGTCATCTCCAAGCTCTACGGACAGTACTACAAG aAGTTAACTAAAGAAGTTCAGACATCTCTTGCTCATGCAAATAAACTAGCCGAGGAGACCGTCTCAGCcatgaggacagtgaggagcTTCGCTAACGAGGAGCAGGAGGCCGATTCTTATTACGAAAGACTGCTGCGAGTTTTTGAACTCAATAAAAAACAAGCTCTAGCTTACGCCTGCTTCATGTGGTCCAGCTGC ATTTCAGAACTGGCTTTACAGGTTGCTATCTTATTTTACGGAGGTCACCTTGTGGTCACTGATCAGATAACTGGAGGAACACTAATTTCATTTTTCATCTATGAACTGGAACTGGGTGAATGTCTTGAG AGCATAGCCTCGGTGTACACAGGGCTAATGCAGGGTGTAGGAGCAGCAGAGAAAGTGTTTGAGTACATTGACAGGAAGCCCAAACATGTTCTGAATGGATCTGAAGCTCCAGACGAGTTCAAAGGTCTAGTGGAGTTCAAGGGTGTGACATTCTCCTACCCCTCACGGCCAGAGACAGACATTTTGAAG AACGTGTCCTTTAGCATTCGTCCAGGAGAGGTTACTGCACTGGTTGGACCATCTGGCAGTGGGAAGAGTTCCTGTGTGTGTCTTCTGGAGAATTTTTACTCTCCTCAGCATGGTCAGGTGCTGCTGGATGGGCGTCCAGTTCAAACCTATCAGCACCAATATCTACACTCCAAG GTGGCTTTGGTGGGTCAGGAGCCGGTCCTATTTGCTCGCTCAGTGCTGAAGAATGTCTCGTACGGACTTGGTGACATCCCAATGGAGACGGTCATCTCTGCATCCACTAAAGCCAACGCCCACGAATTCATCAGCAGACTCCCCAAAGGCTATAACACAA ATGTTGGAGAGAAGGGGACCCAACTATCTGGTGGTCAGAAACAGAGAGTGGCCATTGCTCGTGCCCTCATTCGGAACCCCCATGTTCTTATTCTGGATGAGGCCACCAGCGCACTGGATGCTGAGAGTGAGCATGTG GTCCAGCAGGCACTGGACAGTGTGATGGAGAACCGCACAGTTTTGGTGATCGCCCACAGGTTGAGCACGGTGGAGCGAGCACACAGCATTATTGttctggatggagggatggtgGTGGAGCATGGTAATCACACAGAGCTTATGGATCATAGGGGGCTCTACTACAGACTCGTCCAGAGACAGGTTCTGGGAGCGAATACTGTAGCACAAGAACTGACCTGGAAACAGGAGGAGAGTCCAGAAAATGATCTGGAGGAAAGTGAAGAAGAGGATGATCCTGAAACAAAATACTGA